A single Equus asinus isolate D_3611 breed Donkey chromosome 21, EquAss-T2T_v2, whole genome shotgun sequence DNA region contains:
- the WDR6 gene encoding tRNA (34-2'-O)-methyltransferase regulator WDR6 isoform X2: MDAHEDYVWPRATSELILLPVTGLECVGDRLLAGEGPDVLVYTLDFGGHLRMMKRVQNLLGHYLIHGFRVRPEPNGDLDSEAMVAVFGSKGLRVVKVSWGQGCFRELWRSGLWNMSDWIWDARWLEGNMALALGHNSVVLYDPVVGCILQEVPCTDRCTLSSACLIGDTWKELTIVAGAISNQLLVWYPAAALIDNKPVAPDRRVSGHVGVIFSMSYLESKGLLATASEDRSVRIWKVGDLRVPGGRVQNIGHCFGHSARVWQVKLLEDYLISAGEDCVCLVWSHEGEILQAFRGHQGRGIRAIAAHERQAWVITGGDDSGIRLWHLVGRGYPGSGVSALCFKSRSRPGALKAVTLAGSWRLLAVTDAGALYLYDLEVKCWEQLLEDKRFQSYCLLEAAPGPEGFGLCAMANGEGRVKVVPINTPTAAVDLTLFHGKVYSLSWALRGYEELLLLASGPGGVVACLEISAAPSGKAIFVKERCRYLLPPSKQRWHTCSAFLPPGDFLVCGDRRGSVLLFPSRPGLLKDLGVGGKAGAGTGALGAGSGSGGGENALAEWGPVSTLPSLHGKQGVTSVTCHGGYVYTTGRDGAYYQLFVRGGQLQPVLRQKSCRGMNWLAGLRMVADGSMVILGFHANEFVVWSPRSHEKLHIINCGGGHRSWAFSDTEAAMAFAYLKDGDVMLYRALGGCTRPHVILRESLHGREITCVKRVGTITLGPEFGVPNFMQPDHLDPSSEGSGLIDIVITCSEDTTVCVLAFPTATGSAHALTAVCNHISSVRAVAVWGIGTPGGPQDPRPGLTAYVVSAGGRAEIHCFSIMVTPDPSTPSRLACHVMHLSSHRLDEYWDRQRNRHRMVKVDPETRYMSLAVCELDQPGLGPLVAAACSDGAVRLFLLQDSGRRLQLLAETFHHKRCVLKVHSFMHEAPNQRRRLFLCSAATDGSLAFWDLTTVLDHGSTALEPPTDPGLPYRLGTPCLTLQAHSCGVNSLHTLPTREGHLVASGSEDGSLHVFVLAVEVPELEEAVGGAELVPQLHVLEEYSVPCAHAAHVTGLKILSPSLMVSASIDQRLTFWRLGHGEPTFMNSTVYHVPDVADMDCWPVSPEFGHRCALGGQGLEVYNWYD; this comes from the exons ATGGACGCTCACGAGGATTACGTTTGGCCGCGGGCAACCTCGGAGCTCATACTCCTCCCGGTCACGGGTCTGGAGTGCGTGGGGGACCGGCTGTTGGCGG GTGAGGGGCCGGATGTCCTGGTGTACACCTTGGATTTTGGTGGACATCTGCGGATGATGAAACGAGTGCAGAACCTGCTTGGCCACTATCTTATCCATGGGTTCCGGGTACGACCAGAACCCAACGGAGACCTTGACTCGGAGGCCATGGTGGCTGTGTTTGGGAGCAAGGGACTCCGGGTTGTGAAAGTTAGCTGGGGACAGGGCTGCTTCCGGGAACTCTGGCGCTCTGGCCTGTGGAACATGTCTGACTGGATTTGGGATGCACGTTGGCTTGAGGGGAACATGGCCTTGGCCCTGGGCCATAATTCAGTGGTGCTGTATGACCCCGTGGTAGGCTGCATCCTGCAGGAGGTGCCCTGCACGGACAGGTGCACTCTCTCCTCAGCCTGTTTGATTGGAGACACCTGGAAGGAGCTGACCATAGTGGCGGGTGCCATTTCCAATCAGCTCCTGGTCTGGTACCCAGCAGCTGCCTTAATAGACAATAAGCCCGTGGCCCCTGACCGACGGGTCAGTGGGCATGTGGGTGTCATCTTCAGCATGTCGTACCTGGAAAGCAAGGGCTTACTGGCCACGGCTTCAGAAGACCGAAGTGTTCGCATCTGGAAGGTGGGTGACCTGCGGGTGCCTGGGGGTCGGGTACAAAATATTGGGCACTGCTTTGGGCACAGTGCACGTGTATGGCAGGTCAAGCTCCTAGAGGATTACCTTATCAGTGCAGGAGAGGACTGTGTCTGCTTGGTATGGAGCCATGAAGGTGAGATCCTCCAGGCCTTTCGGGGCCACCAGGGCCGTGGGATCCGGGCCATAGCTGCTCATGAGAGGCAGGCCTGGGTGATCACTGGAGGCGACGACTCAGGCATCCGGCTATGGCACCTGGTAGGGCGTGGGTACCCAGGTTCAGGAGTCTCAGCTCTCTGCTTCAAGTCCCGTAGCAGGCCAGGTGCCCTCAAGGCTGTGACGCTGGCTGGCTCATGGCGACTACTGGCAGTGACTGATGCAGGGGCCCTGTACCTCTATGACCTTGAGGTCAAGTGCTGGGAGCAGCTGCTGGAGGACAAGCGCTTCCAGTCTTACTGCCTCCTGGAGGCAGCCCCTGGTCCTGAGGGCTTCGGACTGTGTGCCATGGCCAATGGGGAGGGTCGTGTCAAGGTTGTCCCCATCAACACTCCAACTGCAGCTGTGGACCTGACCCTGTTCCATGGGAAGGTGTACAGCCTGAGCTGGGCCCTGCGTGGCTATGAGGAGCTCCTGTTGCTGGCATCAGGCCCTGGCGGCGTGGTGGCTTGCCTAGAGATCTCAGCTGCGCCCTCTGGCAAGGCCATCTTTGTCAAGGAACGTTGCCGGTACCTGCTACCTCCAAGCAAGCAGAGATGGCACACATGCAGTGCCTTCCTACCCCCAGGTGACTTCCTGGTGTGCGGGGACCGCCGGGGCTCAGTGTTGCTGTTCCCCTCCAGACCAGGTCTGCTCAAGGATCTTGGGGTTGGAGGCAAGGCTGGGGCTGGTACTGGAGCACTTGGAGCGGGTAGTGGCAGTGGTGGGGGTGAGAATGCCTTGGCCGAGTGGGGCCCTGTGTCCACCCTCCCTTCTCTGCATGGGAAGCAGGGTGTGACTTCAGTCACCTGCCATGGAGGCTATGTGTACACCACAGGGCGCGACGGCGCCTACTACCAGCTCTTTGTGCGAGGCGGCCAACTCCAGCCAGTCCTAAGGCAGAAGTCCTGTCGAGGCATGAACTGGTTGGCTGGGCTCCGCATGGTGGCTGATGGGAGCATGGTCATCCTGGGTTTTCACGCCAATGAGTTTGTGGTGTGGAGCCCCCGGTCGCACGAGAAGCTGCACATCATCAACTGTGGTGGAGGGCATCGCTCCTGGGCCTTCTCTGATACCGAGGCGGCTATGGCCTTCGCTTACCTCAAGGATGGGGATGTCATGCTGTACCGGGCTCTGGGTGGCTGCACCCGGCCACACGTGATTCTCCGGGAGAGCCTGCATGGCCGTGAGATCACTTGTGTAAAGCGTGTGGGCACCATCACCCTGGGGCCTGAATTTGGGGTGCCCAACTTCATGCAGCCTGACCACCTTGATCCCAGCAGTGAGGGGTCCGGCCTGATTGACATCGTGATCACATGCAGTGAGGACACTACTGTCTGTGTCCTGGCATTCCCCACAGCCACAGGCTCAGCCCATGCGCTTACAGCTGTTTGTAACCATATCTCCTCGGTGCGTGCAGTGGCTGTGTGGGGCATTGGCACCCCAGGTGGCCCTCAGGATCCTCGGCCAGGCCTGACCGCCTATGTGGTATCCGCGGGGGGCCGGGCTGAGATACACTGCTTCAGCATCATGGTCACCCCAGACCCTAGCACCCCAAGCCGCCTCGCCTGCCATGTCATGCATCTTTCGTCCCACCGGCTAGATGAGTACTGGGACCGTCAGCGCAATCGGCACCGGATGGTCAAGGTGGACCCAGAGACCAG GTATATGTCTCTAGCTGTGTGTGAGCTTGACCAGCCTGGCCTTGGTCCCCTTGTAGCTGCAGCCTGTAGTGACGGGGCAGTGAG GCTCTTTCTTTTGCAGGACTCTGGGCGGCGGCTGCAGCTCCTAGCTGAAACCTTCCACCACAAGCGGTGTGTCCTGAAGGTCCACTCCTTTATGCATGAGGCACCCAACCAGCGGCG GAGGCTGTTCCTCTGCAGTGCAGCCACCGATGGAAGCCTGGCCTTCTGGGATCTCACCACCGTGCTGGACCATGGCTCCACTGCCCTGGAGCCTCCAACGGACCCCGGGCTTCCCTACC GGCTGGGCACCCCCTGCCTGACCCTCCAGGCTCACAGCTGTGGTGTCAACAGCTTGCACACCTTGCCCACACGTGAGGGCCATCTTGTGGCCAGTGGCAGTGAAGATGGCTCCCTCCATGTCTTTGTGCTTGCTGTGGAGGTGCCAGAGCTGGAAGAGGCTGTGGGGGGTGCTGAGCTGGTGCCCCAGCTGCATGTGCTAGAGGAATACTCTGTCCCTTGTGCACACGCTGCCCACGTGACGGGCCTTAAGATCTTAAGCCCAAGTCTCATGGTCTCAGCCTCCATCGACCAACGGCTGACCTTCTGGCGTCTGGGGCATGGTGAGCCCACCTTCATGAACAGTACAGTGTACCATGTACCAGACGTGGCCGACATGGACTGTTGGCCTGTGAGCCCTGAGTTTGGCCACCGCTGTGCTCTTGGGGGCCAGGGGCTTGAGGTTTACAACTGGTATGACTGA
- the NDUFAF3 gene encoding NADH dehydrogenase [ubiquinone] 1 alpha subcomplex assembly factor 3 yields MAAAFVLHRLYRAQPALRCSPAELLWAPRRGHRLTPADDELYQRTRISLLQRESPHAMYIDSYNSRGFTVNGNRVFGPCALLPHSVVQWNVGSHQDITEESFSLFWMLEPRIEIVVVGTGDRTERLQAQVLRAMRQRGIAVEVQDTPNACATFNFLCHEGRVTGAALIPPGGTALTSLAQAAG; encoded by the exons ATGGCTGCCGCATTCGTGCTTCACCGTTTGTACCGAGCGCAACCTGCATTGCGCTGTTCGCCCGCCGAGCTGCTGTG GGCCCCACGGCGTGGGCATCGGCTCACACCGGCGGATGACGAGCTGTATCAACGGACGCGCATCTCTCTGCTGCAGCGCGAGTCCCCGCACGCCATGTACATCGACAGCTACAACAGCCGCGGCTTCACGGTCAACGGAAATCGCGTCTTCGGGCCCTGCGCGCTGCTCCCGCACTCCGTGGTGCAGTGGAAC GTAGGATCCCACCAGGACATCACCGAAGAaagcttctctctcttctggatGCTGGAGCCCCGAATAG AGATTGTCGTGGTGGGCACTGGAGACCGGACTGAGCGGCTGCAGGCTCAAGTGCTGCGAGCCATGAGGCAGCGAGGCATCGCTGTGGAAGTGCAGGACACG CCCAATGCCTGTGCCACTTTCAACTTCCTCTGTCATGAAGGCCGAGTGACAGGAGCTGCTCTCATCCCACCTGGAGGGACAGCACTCACATCTCTGGCCCAAGCTGCAGGATGA
- the WDR6 gene encoding tRNA (34-2'-O)-methyltransferase regulator WDR6 isoform X1 produces MDAHEDYVWPRATSELILLPVTGLECVGDRLLAGEGPDVLVYTLDFGGHLRMMKRVQNLLGHYLIHGFRVRPEPNGDLDSEAMVAVFGSKGLRVVKVSWGQGCFRELWRSGLWNMSDWIWDARWLEGNMALALGHNSVVLYDPVVGCILQEVPCTDRCTLSSACLIGDTWKELTIVAGAISNQLLVWYPAAALIDNKPVAPDRRVSGHVGVIFSMSYLESKGLLATASEDRSVRIWKVGDLRVPGGRVQNIGHCFGHSARVWQVKLLEDYLISAGEDCVCLVWSHEGEILQAFRGHQGRGIRAIAAHERQAWVITGGDDSGIRLWHLVGRGYPGSGVSALCFKSRSRPGALKAVTLAGSWRLLAVTDAGALYLYDLEVKCWEQLLEDKRFQSYCLLEAAPGPEGFGLCAMANGEGRVKVVPINTPTAAVDLTLFHGKVYSLSWALRGYEELLLLASGPGGVVACLEISAAPSGKAIFVKERCRYLLPPSKQRWHTCSAFLPPGDFLVCGDRRGSVLLFPSRPGLLKDLGVGGKAGAGTGALGAGSGSGGGENALAEWGPVSTLPSLHGKQGVTSVTCHGGYVYTTGRDGAYYQLFVRGGQLQPVLRQKSCRGMNWLAGLRMVADGSMVILGFHANEFVVWSPRSHEKLHIINCGGGHRSWAFSDTEAAMAFAYLKDGDVMLYRALGGCTRPHVILRESLHGREITCVKRVGTITLGPEFGVPNFMQPDHLDPSSEGSGLIDIVITCSEDTTVCVLAFPTATGSAHALTAVCNHISSVRAVAVWGIGTPGGPQDPRPGLTAYVVSAGGRAEIHCFSIMVTPDPSTPSRLACHVMHLSSHRLDEYWDRQRNRHRMVKVDPETRYMSLAVCELDQPGLGPLVAAACSDGAVRLFLLQDSGRRLQLLAETFHHKRCVLKVHSFMHEAPNQRRRLFLCSAATDGSLAFWDLTTVLDHGSTALEPPTDPGLPYRLGTPCLTLQAHSCGVNSLHTLPTREGHLVASGSEDGSLHVFVLAVEVPELEEAVGGAELVPQLHVLEEYSVPCAHAAHVTGLKILSPSLMVSASIDQRLTFWRLGHGEPTFMNSTVYHVPDVADMDCWPVSPEFGHRCALGGQGLEVYNWYD; encoded by the exons ATGGACGCTCACGAGGATTACGTTTGGCCGCGGGCAACCTCGGAGCTCATACTCCTCCCGGTCACGGGTCTGGAGTGCGTGGGGGACCGGCTGTTGGCGGGTGAG GGGCCGGATGTCCTGGTGTACACCTTGGATTTTGGTGGACATCTGCGGATGATGAAACGAGTGCAGAACCTGCTTGGCCACTATCTTATCCATGGGTTCCGGGTACGACCAGAACCCAACGGAGACCTTGACTCGGAGGCCATGGTGGCTGTGTTTGGGAGCAAGGGACTCCGGGTTGTGAAAGTTAGCTGGGGACAGGGCTGCTTCCGGGAACTCTGGCGCTCTGGCCTGTGGAACATGTCTGACTGGATTTGGGATGCACGTTGGCTTGAGGGGAACATGGCCTTGGCCCTGGGCCATAATTCAGTGGTGCTGTATGACCCCGTGGTAGGCTGCATCCTGCAGGAGGTGCCCTGCACGGACAGGTGCACTCTCTCCTCAGCCTGTTTGATTGGAGACACCTGGAAGGAGCTGACCATAGTGGCGGGTGCCATTTCCAATCAGCTCCTGGTCTGGTACCCAGCAGCTGCCTTAATAGACAATAAGCCCGTGGCCCCTGACCGACGGGTCAGTGGGCATGTGGGTGTCATCTTCAGCATGTCGTACCTGGAAAGCAAGGGCTTACTGGCCACGGCTTCAGAAGACCGAAGTGTTCGCATCTGGAAGGTGGGTGACCTGCGGGTGCCTGGGGGTCGGGTACAAAATATTGGGCACTGCTTTGGGCACAGTGCACGTGTATGGCAGGTCAAGCTCCTAGAGGATTACCTTATCAGTGCAGGAGAGGACTGTGTCTGCTTGGTATGGAGCCATGAAGGTGAGATCCTCCAGGCCTTTCGGGGCCACCAGGGCCGTGGGATCCGGGCCATAGCTGCTCATGAGAGGCAGGCCTGGGTGATCACTGGAGGCGACGACTCAGGCATCCGGCTATGGCACCTGGTAGGGCGTGGGTACCCAGGTTCAGGAGTCTCAGCTCTCTGCTTCAAGTCCCGTAGCAGGCCAGGTGCCCTCAAGGCTGTGACGCTGGCTGGCTCATGGCGACTACTGGCAGTGACTGATGCAGGGGCCCTGTACCTCTATGACCTTGAGGTCAAGTGCTGGGAGCAGCTGCTGGAGGACAAGCGCTTCCAGTCTTACTGCCTCCTGGAGGCAGCCCCTGGTCCTGAGGGCTTCGGACTGTGTGCCATGGCCAATGGGGAGGGTCGTGTCAAGGTTGTCCCCATCAACACTCCAACTGCAGCTGTGGACCTGACCCTGTTCCATGGGAAGGTGTACAGCCTGAGCTGGGCCCTGCGTGGCTATGAGGAGCTCCTGTTGCTGGCATCAGGCCCTGGCGGCGTGGTGGCTTGCCTAGAGATCTCAGCTGCGCCCTCTGGCAAGGCCATCTTTGTCAAGGAACGTTGCCGGTACCTGCTACCTCCAAGCAAGCAGAGATGGCACACATGCAGTGCCTTCCTACCCCCAGGTGACTTCCTGGTGTGCGGGGACCGCCGGGGCTCAGTGTTGCTGTTCCCCTCCAGACCAGGTCTGCTCAAGGATCTTGGGGTTGGAGGCAAGGCTGGGGCTGGTACTGGAGCACTTGGAGCGGGTAGTGGCAGTGGTGGGGGTGAGAATGCCTTGGCCGAGTGGGGCCCTGTGTCCACCCTCCCTTCTCTGCATGGGAAGCAGGGTGTGACTTCAGTCACCTGCCATGGAGGCTATGTGTACACCACAGGGCGCGACGGCGCCTACTACCAGCTCTTTGTGCGAGGCGGCCAACTCCAGCCAGTCCTAAGGCAGAAGTCCTGTCGAGGCATGAACTGGTTGGCTGGGCTCCGCATGGTGGCTGATGGGAGCATGGTCATCCTGGGTTTTCACGCCAATGAGTTTGTGGTGTGGAGCCCCCGGTCGCACGAGAAGCTGCACATCATCAACTGTGGTGGAGGGCATCGCTCCTGGGCCTTCTCTGATACCGAGGCGGCTATGGCCTTCGCTTACCTCAAGGATGGGGATGTCATGCTGTACCGGGCTCTGGGTGGCTGCACCCGGCCACACGTGATTCTCCGGGAGAGCCTGCATGGCCGTGAGATCACTTGTGTAAAGCGTGTGGGCACCATCACCCTGGGGCCTGAATTTGGGGTGCCCAACTTCATGCAGCCTGACCACCTTGATCCCAGCAGTGAGGGGTCCGGCCTGATTGACATCGTGATCACATGCAGTGAGGACACTACTGTCTGTGTCCTGGCATTCCCCACAGCCACAGGCTCAGCCCATGCGCTTACAGCTGTTTGTAACCATATCTCCTCGGTGCGTGCAGTGGCTGTGTGGGGCATTGGCACCCCAGGTGGCCCTCAGGATCCTCGGCCAGGCCTGACCGCCTATGTGGTATCCGCGGGGGGCCGGGCTGAGATACACTGCTTCAGCATCATGGTCACCCCAGACCCTAGCACCCCAAGCCGCCTCGCCTGCCATGTCATGCATCTTTCGTCCCACCGGCTAGATGAGTACTGGGACCGTCAGCGCAATCGGCACCGGATGGTCAAGGTGGACCCAGAGACCAG GTATATGTCTCTAGCTGTGTGTGAGCTTGACCAGCCTGGCCTTGGTCCCCTTGTAGCTGCAGCCTGTAGTGACGGGGCAGTGAG GCTCTTTCTTTTGCAGGACTCTGGGCGGCGGCTGCAGCTCCTAGCTGAAACCTTCCACCACAAGCGGTGTGTCCTGAAGGTCCACTCCTTTATGCATGAGGCACCCAACCAGCGGCG GAGGCTGTTCCTCTGCAGTGCAGCCACCGATGGAAGCCTGGCCTTCTGGGATCTCACCACCGTGCTGGACCATGGCTCCACTGCCCTGGAGCCTCCAACGGACCCCGGGCTTCCCTACC GGCTGGGCACCCCCTGCCTGACCCTCCAGGCTCACAGCTGTGGTGTCAACAGCTTGCACACCTTGCCCACACGTGAGGGCCATCTTGTGGCCAGTGGCAGTGAAGATGGCTCCCTCCATGTCTTTGTGCTTGCTGTGGAGGTGCCAGAGCTGGAAGAGGCTGTGGGGGGTGCTGAGCTGGTGCCCCAGCTGCATGTGCTAGAGGAATACTCTGTCCCTTGTGCACACGCTGCCCACGTGACGGGCCTTAAGATCTTAAGCCCAAGTCTCATGGTCTCAGCCTCCATCGACCAACGGCTGACCTTCTGGCGTCTGGGGCATGGTGAGCCCACCTTCATGAACAGTACAGTGTACCATGTACCAGACGTGGCCGACATGGACTGTTGGCCTGTGAGCCCTGAGTTTGGCCACCGCTGTGCTCTTGGGGGCCAGGGGCTTGAGGTTTACAACTGGTATGACTGA
- the P4HTM gene encoding transmembrane prolyl 4-hydroxylase → MAAAAGPRPEVPNPQWATPEHDQSQAAAGLGDCEDAPVRPLCKPRGICSRAYFLVLMVFVHLYLGNVLALLLFVHYSNGDEGSDPRPQRRAQGPSPTPTLGPLTRLEGIKVGHERKVQLVADRDHFIRTLSLKPLLFEIPGFLSDEECRLIIHLAQMKGLQRSQILPTEEYEEAMGTMQVSQLDLFRLLDQNRDGRLQLREVLAQTRLGNGRWMTPENIQEMYSAIKADPDGDGVLSPQEFSDMDLRDFHKYMRSHKAEASELVRNSHHTWLYQGEGAHHVMRAIRQRVLRLTRLSPEIVELSEPLQVVRYGEGGHYHAHVDSGPVYPETVCSHTKLVANESVPFETSCRYMTVLFYLNNVTGGGETVFPVADNRTYDEMSLIQDDVDLRDTRRHCDKGNLRVKPRQGTAVFWYNYLPDGQGWVGDVDDYSLHGGCLVTRGTKWIANNWINVDPSRARQALFQQEMARLAREGGTDSQPEWALDRAYRDARVEL, encoded by the exons ATGGCGGCGGCGGCAGGCCCGAGGCCTGAGGTCCCGAATCCGCAGTGGGCTACTCCTGAGCACGACCAGTCCCAAGCAGCGGCAGGGCTGGGCGACTGCGAGGACGCACCTGTCCGGCCGCTGTGCAAGCCCCGTGGCATCTGCTCACGCGCCTACTTCCTAGTGCTGATGGTGTTCGTGCACCTGTACCTGGGTAACGTACTGGCGCTGCTGCTCTTCGTACACTACAGCAACGGTGACGAGGGCAGCGACCCCAGGCCCCAGCGCCGCGCCCAGGGCCCCTCGCCCACTCCAACCTTGGGTCCCCTCACCCGGCTGGAGGGCATCAAG GTGGGGCACGAGCGTAAGGTCCAGCTGGTCGCCGACAGGGATCACTTCATCCGAACCCTCAGCCTCAAGCCGCTGCTCTTCG AAATCCCTGGCTTCCTGAGTGATGAGGAGTGTCGGCTCATCATCCACCTGGCACAGATGAAGGGGTTACAGCGCAGCCAGATCCTGCCCACTGAAGAGTACGAGGAGGCAATGGGCACAATGCAGGTCAGCCAGCTGGACCTCTTCCGGCTGCTGGACCAGAACCGCGATGGTCGCCTGCAGCTCCGTGAG GTCCTGGCCCAGACTCGCCTGGGAAATGGACGGTGGATGACTCCAGAGAACATTCAGGAGATGTACTCTGCAATCAAGGCTGACCCTGATGGTGATG GAGTGCTGAGCCCACAGGAGTTCTCCGACATGGACCTTCGGGACTTCCACAAGTACATGAGGAGCCACAAGGCAGAGGCCAGCGAGCTAGTGCGGAACAGCCACCATACGTGGCTCTACCAGGGTGAAGGTGCCCACCATGTCATGCGTGCCATCCGCCAGAG GGTGCTACGCCTCACCCGCCTGTCACCTGAGATCGTGGAGCTCAGCGAGCCACTGCAGGTTGTGCGGTATGGCGAGGGAGGCCACTACCATGCCCATGTGGACAGCGGACCCGTGTACCCAGAGACTGTCTGCTCCCATACCAAGCTGGTAGCCAACGAGTCTGTACCCTTCGAAACCTCCTGCCG CTATATGACAGTGCTGTTTTATTTGAACAACGTCACTGGTGGGGGAGAGACTGTCTTTCCTGTAGCAGACAACAGAACCTACGATGAAATG AGTCTGATTCAGGATGACGTTGACCTCCGTGACACTCGGAGGCACTGTGACAAGGGAAACCTGCGTGTCAAGCCTCGGCAGGGCACAGCAGTCTTCTGGTACAATTACCTGCCTGATGGGCAAG GTTGGGTGGGCGACGTGGATGACTACTCGCTGCACGGTGGCTGCCTGGTCACGCGCGGCACTAAGTGGATCGCCAACAACTGGATCAATGTGGACCCCAGCAGGGCGCGGCAGGCGCTGTTCCAGCAGGAGATGGCGCGCCTGGCTCGCGAAGGTGGCACCGACTCACAACCGGAATGGGCCCTGGACCGGGCCTACCGCGACGCGCGCGTCGAGCTCTGA
- the DALRD3 gene encoding DALR anticodon-binding domain-containing protein 3, which yields MATSRLGVGETLGALNAALGPGGPVWLKETRARHLRARDFLAPRRALQARFGDGQVPERVVHAVAGLQGPGVAPVLRCAPTPAGLALQLQRSAVFERVLGAVAAYAAPAVSASPGPRVILHCPALRGAPCALRLSQLRAVLVADHLSRALHTHGVSVRLVPAVRDPHMLTFLQQLRVDWSAASERAATEALRSSAFAKLTPANDRGALPLGVLGRVCLKELVEERGRTAGYDPNLDNCLVTEDLLSVLAELQEAVQHSPEDSSLGLAAAPDAHADSCMVVHVVSCEEEFQQQKLDLLWWKLDDQAPLRQKHLVCGPVKVAGAPDTLTAPEYYELRHAQVCKASALKHGRDLAQDPAWTETFGVLAVASIKFEMLSTAPQSQLLLALADSSISTKGTKSGTFVMYNCARLATLFEGYKRNMEQGLYPIFPAVSSLDFSLLQDEGEWLLLFNSVLPFPDLLSQTAALACTAPGLHITARTEMVCKFLVQLSMDFSSYYNRVHILGEPRPHLFDQMFARLQLLRAVRKVLHTGLAMLGLPPLSHI from the exons ATGGCGACGAGCCGCCTTGGGGTCGGAGAGACTCTGGGGGCCCTCAACGCCGCCCTGGGGCCGGGAGGCCCTGTATGGTTGAAGGAGACGCGCGCCCGCCACCTCCGTGCCCGAGATTTCCTGGCGCCGCGGCGCGCGCTACAGGCTCGCTTCGGGGATGGACAG GTGCCCGAGCGTGTGGTCCATGCGGTGGCCGGCCTACAGGGCCCCGGTGTGGCCCCAGTGCTGCGCTGCGCGCCGACCCCCGCGGGTCTGGCCCTCCAGCTGCAGCGGTCCGCTGTCTTCGAGCGCGTCCTCGGCGCCGTGGCCGCCTACGCCGCGCCCGCTGTGTCCGCCTCACCCGGCCCGCGCGTCATCCTGCACTGCCCGGCGCTGCGCGGCGCGCCCTGTGCACTCCGCTTGAGCCAGCTGCGCGCCGTGCTCGTGGCCGATCACCTGTCTCGAGCTCTGCACACTCACGG GGTGAGTGTGCGTCTAGTGCCAGCCGTGCGGGACCCGCATATGCTGaccttcctgcagcaactgcgAGTGGACTGGTCCGCTGCCTCGGAGAGAGCTGCGACCGAAGCCCTGAGGAGCAGCGCATTTGCTAAGCTTACCCCTGCCAATGACAGGGGAGCCCTGCCCCTTGGCGTCCTGGGCAGAGTGTGCTTGAAGGAGCTGGTGGAAGAACGGGGACGCACAGCTGGCTATGACCCCAATCTGGACAACTGTCTGG TGACTGAGGATCTGCTCTCCGTGCTGGCCGAGCTGCAGGAGGCTGTGCAGCACTCACCTGAGGACAGCTCCCTAGGCCTG GCTGCAGCTCCAGATGCTCATGCAGATAGCTGCATGGTTGTACATGTGGTGAGCTGTGAGGAGGAGTTCCAGCAACAAAAATTGGACCTGCTTTGGTGGAAGTTGGATGACCAGGCTCCTCTCAGACAG AAGCACCTGGTCTGTGGCCCAGTGAAAGTAGCTGGTGCACCCGACACCCTGACTGCCCCCGAGTACTACGA GCTCCGGCATGCCCAGGTGTGCAAGGCCTCAGCACTGAAGCATGGCAGGGACCTGGCACAAG ACCCAGCCTGGACAGAAACCTTCGGAGTTCTTGCTGTGGCAAGCATTAAGTTTGAGATGCTCAGCACAGCCCCACAGAGTCAG CTCCTCCTGGCTCTGGCCGACAGCAGCATTTCCACAAAGGGCACCAAGAGTGGCACCTTTGTCATGTATAATTGTGCTCGTCTTGCCACACTCTTTGAGGGTTACAAGCGCAACATGGAACAAGGTCTGTACCCCATTTTTCCAGCTGTGAGCAGTCTGGATTTCTCACTGCTACAGGATGAG GGTGAGTGGTTGCTGCTCTTCAACAGTGTCCTCCCCTTCCCAGACCTGCTGAGCCAGACAGCAGCCCTGGCCTGCACAGCCCCGGGGCTCCACATCACTGCACGCACAGAGATG GTCTGCAAGTTCCTGGTGCAGCTCAGCATGGATTTCAGCTCATACTATAACCGTGTACACATCCTAGGG GAGCCTCGACCACACCTGTTTGATCAAATGTTTGCCCGTCTGCAGCTTCTGCGAGCCGTGCGTAAAGTGCTCCACACTGGCCTGGCCATGCTGGGTCTCCCTCCACTGAGCCACATCTAA